TCTCCGAAACCAAGACGGTCAATACGCCGCAAGAAAAATGGCGCCTTTTACAAGATCCCACATTTAACCCGCGAAAAACAGCGCTTGTTGCCAAAGACCCCGGCCTAAAAACCGCCCCGTTCGATTCTCTCGGCAGGCAGACTTCGGTAAAGCTAAAATCGTTTACCGCAAATCGTATCGAATGGAAGGTCCAGACCGATGCACCACGTCTGATGGTGGCCTCGGAGATCTATTATCCTGCTGGTTGGGCCGCAACAGTAGATGGAAATCCTTCGGAAATCATCCAAACCAACCATATTTTGCGTGGCGTGGCAGTCCCTGCCGGAAGCCATACAGTTGTGATGACTTTTATACCAGAACGACATTTCGTCAGTAAAACCATCGCGGGGGGAGCTACGGTATTGTGCTATGGTGGGATTTTATTGCTGCTTGGCTTGGCCTTGATGAGACGCCGGAAAGAGGCGAAAGAAAAATACTGACCTCTGCATAACCTTACCGAGAATCCGAAGCGTATGTTTAAGCAACGAAACTTGTTCCTCTACTGAGGCGGCAACATTTTTTCTCCTTTTTTGTCCGTAGATAAAATTATACTGTATATTCGGACACCTAAGGACACTTCATCATTTACAAAAACAAAAATACCTCTATGGCCTTGCAATTTCCTGCAAACCTGCACTACACCAAAGACCACGAATGGGTGCGTTCAGAATCAGACGGACAGTTCACCATCGGTATTACCGATTTTGCACAACGTGAACTGAGTGACATTGTTTTTGTTGAACTTCCATCCGTTGGCGATACCTTCGAGGAAAGTGACGAGTTTGGAACAGTGGAGGCTGTCAAAACGGTTTCTTCGTTGTATATGCCCCTTTCTGGAACCGTGGTGGCCATCAATACAGCGCTGAATGATGACCCTTCGGTTGTGAACAATGACCCATATGGAGAGGGTTGGATGATCCGCATTTTAGCAGCAAATACAGCGGAATGGGAAGGTTTATTAACAGTCGAAGCCTATCAATCGGCCATTGACACCGATTGATAGTGGAGCGGGGGGAGTGCCTCCGATCATCGTTCATTTCCTTGATTAATACAGATGAAGACACCTATTTGCAAAAATACTTGCAGATACCAAGGTGTCTTTTTTTCTTGCGAAGGCGTTAGGATGTTGGATAAGTGGCGTGAGCGCTTCGCAGTAGCCCGAAAGGCGGGGCCTATGCTGTTTTTCCCCCATCCTTCGTTTGTATAAACCAACAAAACGCTGCATATTACCATTTATTGTAAAGACCATAATAAAACGGAATAACCGGATTTCCCTCTTGTTGCTATGAACCATAAAAGAATCTTGGTGACCGCTGCATTGCCTTATGCAAACGGCCCCCTTCATCTTGGGCATCTTGCCGGAGCGTACCTGCCCTCCGATCTTTATGTGCGTTATCAGCGGTTAAAAGGCCGCGATGTGGTGTTTATTTGTGGCTCCGATGGCCACGGAGTGCCCATTATGCTCAAAGCACGCGCAGAAGGCGTTAGTCCACACGACATTGTGGATCGCTATCACAAGGTCATGGATCGTGCTTTTCAAGGGCTGGGTATCTCATTCGATTATTACGGTAAAACCACTTCTCCCACCCACTACAAAACAAGTCAGGATTTTTTCAGGGTCTTGGCACAGAAAGGAAAGTTTGTCCGGAAAACCAATGAACAACTGTTCGATCCAGAGGCGGGTATTTTTCTCGCTGATCGCTTTGTGCGTGGAACCTGTCCTATTTGCGGAAATCCGGATGCTTATGGAGACCAGTGCGAAAAATGTGGCACCGCATTAAGTCCAGATGAATTAATCAACCCGCGTAGTGCCATTACCGATGCCATTCCTGTAAAAAAAGAAACCACTCACTGGTACTTACCCATGGGCGAACTCCAACCTAAATTGGAGGCTTGGATCGGCGAAAAAAGCCACTGGAAAAAAAATGTACTTGGACAAGTGGGGAGTTGGTTCCAAACCGGGCTTGCAGACCGTGCAATGACTCGTGACCTTTCTTGGGGTATTCCCGTGCCCACAGATGTCGCGGAGGACATAGATGTGGACGGCAAAGTGCTCTACGTCTGGTTCGATGCACCCATTGGCTACATCTCAGCGACCAAAGAATGGGCCGAAAAGCAAGGCGATCCAGACCGTTGGCGCACCTATTGGATGGACGATGAAACGAAGTTGGTACATTTTATCGGAAAGGACAATATCGTATTTCACTGCCTTATCTTTCCAGCCATGCTCGCCGAACATGGCGAATTTGTCTTGCCGGATAACGTGCCTGCCAATGAATTTCTGAATTTA
This Bacteroidetes Order II. bacterium DNA region includes the following protein-coding sequences:
- the gcvH gene encoding glycine cleavage system protein GcvH, with product MQFPANLHYTKDHEWVRSESDGQFTIGITDFAQRELSDIVFVELPSVGDTFEESDEFGTVEAVKTVSSLYMPLSGTVVAINTALNDDPSVVNNDPYGEGWMIRILAANTAEWEGLLTVEAYQSAIDTD